The Coccidioides posadasii str. Silveira chromosome 5, complete sequence genome has a segment encoding these proteins:
- a CDS encoding uncharacterized protein (EggNog:ENOG410PSV5) has protein sequence MASYPPADVTGQTIGLFQYCQVNGQRFKRKRGTEKWTPVQPESQETGSQQQPFVLSLVLQRQAPGEPKHWSLFVARENEPGMVYQVKGDAQCMSYQPSTKPRRIADSDSFLNMYELATLTDETAAIVKQVAEQEPPPRAETRRDVKENCQGWTVRVLEKLVAHGIMPSSKLQMAKFMVEAV, from the coding sequence ATGGCTTCTTATCCCCCTGCCGATGTCACTGGTCAAACGATCGGTCTTTTCCAGTACTGCCAGGTCAACGGCCAGCGGTTCAAGCGCAAACGTGGAACCGAGAAATGGACGCCTGTCCAGCCTGAGTCCCAAGAAACAGGTTCCCAGCAGCAACCATTTGTATTGTCACTCGTCCTCCAACGCCAAGCTCCCGGGGAACCGAAACACTGGTCTCTTTTCGTGGCCCGCGAGAATGAGCCAGGCATGGTCTACCAGGTTAAAGGGGATGCCCAATGCATGTCCTACCAGCCTTCGACTAAACCAAGACGCATCGCGGACTCGGACTCTTTCCTCAACATGTATGAGCTGGCTACGTTGACGGATGAAACCGCTGCGATTGTTAAACAAGTGGCTGAGCAAGAGCCACCCCCTCGAGCGGAGACACGCCGTGATGTTAAGGAAAATTGTCAGGGTTGGACGGTTCGAGTACTTGAGAAACTTGTTGCACATGGGATCATGCCTAGTTCTAAGCTCCAGATGGCTAAGTTCATGGTCGAAGCAGTCTAA